A region of the Variovorax sp. 54 genome:
GCCGCCGAGGCCGCCGCCGTCGAGCCAGTCGCGCAGCGCGAGCATCGAGTGCGGCCGGCCCAGCGAGATCACATGGGGCCGCATCTCGGGCAGCGCGATGGCGTTCAGGATGGCGGTGATGCGCTGCGCGTTGTCGGGGTACATCAGCATCGCCAGCCGCATGCGGTTCTGGTGCGCCTGCTGCTTGCAGGCGCCGAGCACCTCGAAGCTGCCGATGTGGGCGCCGAGCAGGAAAGCGCCCCGCCCTTCGGCCGCCTCGGCCTCGATCGGGCCGTTGCCTTCGATCTTCACCTGGAACAGGTCCATGCGCCCGCGCAGGAAGTACACGCGGTCGAGCACGGTCGAGGAAAACGCGTGCAGCAAACGGTAGCCGTCGACCCAGCCCGCGCGCGGACCGATGGCGCGGAACAGGTAGCGCTTGATGTAGCGGCGCGGCGCCGGCGCAAACAGCAGGAAGTACAGGCTGATCGGCGGCAGCAGCAACCGCGTGACATGCCGCCCGCACACCAGCGCCATCAGGCAGATGAAGCGCAGCGCGAGCATGTTGCTGCGCTCGGGCGCACGCGCCCAGTCGCCCTGCTGGGGCGTCGCTCGGGCGGTCTGCCGCGCCGCTTCGTCCACGGCGCGCGTTTCGGCGTCGGTGTGCTTCATCCCGCCGACTCTGGCACAGCCGTCCAGCGGCCGGTGACAGCCACCACGCCGTCGCAGCGCACGTCGAAACGCACGCCGCGGCCCGTTCCGGCCTCCGGCTGCAGCTCGATGGACAGCGTGCTGCCGGGGCGCACGGGCGCAAGGAACTTGGCGGCTGCGAGCGTCGGGCTCGGGCCGAGCCGCGCCGACAGCGCCGGCACGCGCCGCACGACTTCCATGACTTCGGCCAGCAGCAGCGCGCCGGGCACCAGCGGCTGGCCGGGGAAATGACCGGCAAAAGCGGGGTGGTCAACCGGCACCGTATGCGCCATCTGCACCGGCGTCTGGTCGTCGGCGAGCTGGGCCAGCGCAAATTCGCGCAGCGCCCGCACCGTCAACTTGCCCGTGCCTTCGCGCGGGAAGGCCTTGACCTGCACCACGCGGCGCGGCACGAACACGGGTTCCAGGCGTTGCCGCAATGCAGCAATGATGTCGGTCGCCGACAGCGTGGGTGCAACCACGAATGCCACCGGCCGCACCACGCCGTCGGCCACCTCGTCGGG
Encoded here:
- a CDS encoding acyl-CoA synthetase, which produces MKHTDAETRAVDEAARQTARATPQQGDWARAPERSNMLALRFICLMALVCGRHVTRLLLPPISLYFLLFAPAPRRYIKRYLFRAIGPRAGWVDGYRLLHAFSSTVLDRVYFLRGRMDLFQVKIEGNGPIEAEAAEGRGAFLLGAHIGSFEVLGACKQQAHQNRMRLAMLMYPDNAQRITAILNAIALPEMRPHVISLGRPHSMLALRDWLDGGGLGGMLADRTLPGSEEQPAHQRGNNIVLSFLGQPAVFNDGPFRLAALLRRKVFFMAGMYGGGARYDVRFDPLADFGTPFTDAAEREQRIRSAVEAYVARLEALCRAYPYNWFNFHDFWLEDAA